A genomic window from Emys orbicularis isolate rEmyOrb1 chromosome 24, rEmyOrb1.hap1, whole genome shotgun sequence includes:
- the ATCAY gene encoding caytaxin, which translates to MGTTEATLRMENVEVKEEWQDEDFPRPLPEETGMDSLGSPADENTSSPPNTLNFNGAHRKRKTLIAPEINISLDQSEGSILSDDFLDTPDDLDINVDDIETPDETDSLEFLGNGNELEWEDDTPVATAKNMPGNSADLFGDGVVEDGSATNGRLWRTVIIGEQEHRIDLQMIKPYMKVVTHGGYYGEGLNAIIVFAACYLPDSNLADYHYIMENLFLYVISSLELLVAEDYMIVYLNGATPRRRMPGLGWLKKCYQMIDRRLRKNLKALIIVHPSWFIRTVLAISRPFISVKFINKIQYVHSLEELEQTIPMEHVQIPDCLLQYEEERTKARKERAEEKQDMAEKESWPPSALGLGQELQPLTQILPAHEIQACAAEGGSGNQHVMNRNNEE; encoded by the exons ACCCCTCCCAGAAGAGACGGGAATGGACTCCCTGGGCAGCCCCGCAGATGAGAACACATCCT CTCCCCCTAACACTTTGAACTTTAACGGGGCTCATCGGAAGCGCAAGACGCTCATAGCCCCTGAAATCAACATTTCCCTGGACCAAAGTGAGGGTTCCATCCTGTCCGATGACTTCCTGGACACGCCCGACGACCTGGACATCAACGTGGATGACATCGAAACCCCGGATGAGACGGACTCCCTGGAGTTCCTGGGCAATGGGAATGAACTGGAATGGGAAG ATGATACACCTGTGGCCACAGCCAAGAACATGCCCGGGAACAGCGCAGACctctttggggatggggtggtgGAAGACGGCAGCGCTACCAATGGGAGACTGTGGAGGACGGTTATCATTGGGGAGCAGGAACACCGCATTGATCTGCAGATGATCAAACCCTACATGAAAGTGGTGACACATGGAG GGTACTACGGAGAAGGTCTCAATGCTATCATTGTCTTTGCTGCCTGCTATCTCCCAGACAGCAATCTAGCTGATTACCATTACATCATGGAGAACCTCTTCTT GTACGTGATCAGTAGCTTGGAGCTGCTGGTGGCCGAGGACTACATGATTGTGTACCTGAATGGAGCCACACCACGTCGGAGGATGCCGGGCCTGGGCTGGCTGAAGAAATGCTACCAGATGATAGACAGAAG GCTACGGAAAAACCTGAAAGCTTTGATCATCGTGCATCCTTCGTGGTTCATCCGGACAGTGCTGGCGATATCCAGGCCCTTCATCAG TGTGAAGTTTATCAATAAGATCCAGTACGTTCACAGTCTGGAAGAACTGGAGCAGACTATCCCCATGGAGCACGTCCAGATTCCTGACTGCCTCCTACA GTACGAAGAAGAGAGAACCAAAGCCaggaaagaaag GGCAGAGGAGAAACAAGACATGGCAGAGAAAGAAAG ctggcctccctctgctctggggctgggtcagGAGCTGCAGCCCCTGACACAGATCCTGCCTGCCCACGAGATACAG GCCTGTGCTGCCGAGGGAGGATCAGGAAACCAG cATGTCATGAATAGAAATAACGAGGAATGA